The Humulus lupulus chromosome 3, drHumLupu1.1, whole genome shotgun sequence genome window below encodes:
- the LOC133822514 gene encoding uncharacterized protein LOC133822514 isoform X1, which yields MIVIRKETEEGKLNSEFNDKMYNIFKDFMTRITEFEELVEVGSRLLKGFQEGLEFLRRPPIDKTSELIKNIINNNDTKSVRSYLEAGCINTHDGVQNISKLHVFHVELHDYISKGKNILNQLNNLMDDVIRILKTTGGNLQPNWDNNLADEAQEGANKDDEGITLSGHEKLEDTDLAVLMGIIFSMFKQDYSMQEKIILALSLKSSSGELESYSLMWSLRPFVDDDIMHQAWRLIR from the exons ATGATCGTTATCAG AAAGGAAACTGAAGAGGGCAAATTGAATTCTGAATTTAACGACAAAATGTATAACATTTTCAAGGATTTCATGACTAG GATCACAGAGTTTGAGGAACTAGTGGAAGTTGGGAGTAGATTATTAAAAGGCTTTCAGGAAGGACTGG AGTTTCTTCGACGGCCCCCAATCGACAAGACATCAGAGTTGATAAAAAACATAATTAACAACAATGATACAAAGAGTGTGCGGTCATACCTTGAAGCTGGATGCATAAACACTCATGATGGTGTGCAAAATATTAGCAAGT TGCATGTATTCCATGTTGAACTTCACGACTATATAAGTAAAG GAAAAAACATACTCAATCAACTTAATAACCTCATGGACGATGTTATTCGTATATTGAAAACTACTGGGGGGAATTTGCAACCCAATTGGGATAATAACCTGGCTGATGAGGCTCAAGAAGGAGCGAACAAGGATGATGAG GGAATCACGTTGTCTGGACATGAAAAACTTGAAGATACTGACTTGGCAGTCCTGATGGGCATAATCTTCAGCATGTTCAAGCAAGACTACTCAATGCAG GAAAAAATTATTTTAGCTCTTAGTCTGAAATCCTCTTCAGGAGAACTAGAGAGTTACTCCCTCATGTGGTCTCTACGCCCTTTTGTAGACGATGATATTATGCATCAAGCATGGCGACTTATTCGTTAG
- the LOC133822514 gene encoding uncharacterized protein LOC133822514 isoform X2 yields MYNIFKDFMTRITEFEELVEVGSRLLKGFQEGLEFLRRPPIDKTSELIKNIINNNDTKSVRSYLEAGCINTHDGVQNISKLHVFHVELHDYISKGKNILNQLNNLMDDVIRILKTTGGNLQPNWDNNLADEAQEGANKDDEGITLSGHEKLEDTDLAVLMGIIFSMFKQDYSMQEKIILALSLKSSSGELESYSLMWSLRPFVDDDIMHQAWRLIR; encoded by the exons ATGTATAACATTTTCAAGGATTTCATGACTAG GATCACAGAGTTTGAGGAACTAGTGGAAGTTGGGAGTAGATTATTAAAAGGCTTTCAGGAAGGACTGG AGTTTCTTCGACGGCCCCCAATCGACAAGACATCAGAGTTGATAAAAAACATAATTAACAACAATGATACAAAGAGTGTGCGGTCATACCTTGAAGCTGGATGCATAAACACTCATGATGGTGTGCAAAATATTAGCAAGT TGCATGTATTCCATGTTGAACTTCACGACTATATAAGTAAAG GAAAAAACATACTCAATCAACTTAATAACCTCATGGACGATGTTATTCGTATATTGAAAACTACTGGGGGGAATTTGCAACCCAATTGGGATAATAACCTGGCTGATGAGGCTCAAGAAGGAGCGAACAAGGATGATGAG GGAATCACGTTGTCTGGACATGAAAAACTTGAAGATACTGACTTGGCAGTCCTGATGGGCATAATCTTCAGCATGTTCAAGCAAGACTACTCAATGCAG GAAAAAATTATTTTAGCTCTTAGTCTGAAATCCTCTTCAGGAGAACTAGAGAGTTACTCCCTCATGTGGTCTCTACGCCCTTTTGTAGACGATGATATTATGCATCAAGCATGGCGACTTATTCGTTAG
- the LOC133822514 gene encoding uncharacterized protein LOC133822514 isoform X3, whose product MIVIRITEFEELVEVGSRLLKGFQEGLEFLRRPPIDKTSELIKNIINNNDTKSVRSYLEAGCINTHDGVQNISKLHVFHVELHDYISKGKNILNQLNNLMDDVIRILKTTGGNLQPNWDNNLADEAQEGANKDDEGITLSGHEKLEDTDLAVLMGIIFSMFKQDYSMQEKIILALSLKSSSGELESYSLMWSLRPFVDDDIMHQAWRLIR is encoded by the exons ATGATCGTTATCAG GATCACAGAGTTTGAGGAACTAGTGGAAGTTGGGAGTAGATTATTAAAAGGCTTTCAGGAAGGACTGG AGTTTCTTCGACGGCCCCCAATCGACAAGACATCAGAGTTGATAAAAAACATAATTAACAACAATGATACAAAGAGTGTGCGGTCATACCTTGAAGCTGGATGCATAAACACTCATGATGGTGTGCAAAATATTAGCAAGT TGCATGTATTCCATGTTGAACTTCACGACTATATAAGTAAAG GAAAAAACATACTCAATCAACTTAATAACCTCATGGACGATGTTATTCGTATATTGAAAACTACTGGGGGGAATTTGCAACCCAATTGGGATAATAACCTGGCTGATGAGGCTCAAGAAGGAGCGAACAAGGATGATGAG GGAATCACGTTGTCTGGACATGAAAAACTTGAAGATACTGACTTGGCAGTCCTGATGGGCATAATCTTCAGCATGTTCAAGCAAGACTACTCAATGCAG GAAAAAATTATTTTAGCTCTTAGTCTGAAATCCTCTTCAGGAGAACTAGAGAGTTACTCCCTCATGTGGTCTCTACGCCCTTTTGTAGACGATGATATTATGCATCAAGCATGGCGACTTATTCGTTAG
- the LOC133822515 gene encoding translocator protein homolog, which yields MDSQDLKQRTTTPAAITSDESDDSKKDNKCDNRRISMAKRGLRSLTIGVSIPVSLTLLAIYLGSGKGYRTETVPFWFPPLAVLHSASVASSFFMGVSAWLVWAEGGFHRRSDVVYLYWAQLGLSLLWDLLVFWAGLSWPGMVLVMAMFGSQVACYKAFKEVNPLSSQVLKPCLAWTAFLTILNLRLVFL from the coding sequence ATGGATTCGCAAGACCTTAAGCAACGAACTACAACGCCGGCCGCCATTACCAGTGACGAATCTGACGATAGCAAGAAAGACAATAAATGCGACAATCGGAGAATTTCAATGGCCAAACGCGGCCTTAGGTCACTAACCATTGGGGTTTCGATCCCGGTTTCTCTCACCCTCTTGGCGATATACTTGGGCTCCGGTAAAGGGTATCGGACTGAAACGGTGCCGTTTTGGTTCCCGCCCCTTGCGGTTCTGCACTCTGCTTCCGTGGCTTCCAGTTTCTTCATGGGTGTCTCAGCTTGGCTAGTTTGGGCCGAAGGTGGGTTCCACAGGAGATCAGACGTTGTTTATCTTTACTGGGCTCAGCTGGGCTTAAGCCTGCTTTGGGATCTGCTTGTGTTCTGGGCTGGATTGAGTTGGCCCGGAATGGTTTTGGTCATGGCGATGTTTGGGTCTCAGGTGGCTTGTTATAAGGCCTTTAAGGAGGTCAATCCATTATCTAGTCAAGTTTTGAAACCATGTCTAGCTTGGACTGCTTTTTTAACAATACTGAATCTTAGATTAGTATTCCTTTGA